A genomic window from Nomascus leucogenys isolate Asia chromosome 10, Asia_NLE_v1, whole genome shotgun sequence includes:
- the LRCOL1 gene encoding leucine-rich colipase-like protein 1 isoform X2, translated as MAGPGWTLLLLLLLLLLLGSMAGHGPQKKQLNLSHKGIGEPCGSHEECQSNCCTINSLDPHTFCTPKTIFLQCLPWRKPNGYRCSHDSECQSNCCVRNNSSPQELCTPQTVFLQCVPWRKPNGDFCSSHQECNSQCCIQLREYSPFRCMPRTGILAQCLPL; from the exons ATGGCCGGCCCGGGGTGGacgctgctgctactgctgctgctgctgctgctgctggggtcCATGGCAGGGCATGGGCCGCAGAAGAAGCAGTTGAACCTGTCCCATAAG GGCATCGGGGAGCCATGCGGGAGCCACGAGGAGTGCCAGAGCAACTGCTGTACCATCAACAGCCTGGACCCACACACGTTCTGCACCCCTAAGACCATCTTCCTGCAGTGCCTTCCCTGGAGGAAG CCCAATGGGTATAGATGCTCGCACGACTCAGAGTGCCAGAGCAACTGCTGCGTCCGCAACAACAGCAGCCCGCAGGAGTTGTGCACGCCCCAAACCGTCTTCCTGCAGTGTGTGCCCTGGCGCAAG CCCAACGGCGACTTCTGCAGCAGCCATCAGGAGTGTAACAGCCAGTGCTGCATCCAGCTGAGGGAGTACAGCCCCTTCCGCTGCATGCCCCGTACCGGGATCCTGGCCCAGTGCCTGCCCCTG TGA
- the LRCOL1 gene encoding leucine-rich colipase-like protein 1 isoform X1 — protein sequence MAGPGWTLLLLLLLLLLLGSMAGHGPQKKQLNLSHKGIGEPCGSHEECQSNCCTINSLDPHTFCTPKTIFLQCLPWRKPNGYRCSHDSECQSNCCVRNNSSPQELCTPQTVFLQCVPWRKPNGDFCSSHQECNSQCCIQLREYSPFRCMPRTGILAQCLPLVSPGCGLSLQTLPWPQQGSHTETQELGQDRGCERWALNPRAGRAPGHPRWERPGLHRPSHKVGAAEKAPGLALSPPGPAGHGCPVRDRQSLWGRGEGDPGPSPLAAGVGRLQAREGTASPALEEEDPGFSPPSPDLCCGFS from the exons ATGGCCGGCCCGGGGTGGacgctgctgctactgctgctgctgctgctgctgctggggtcCATGGCAGGGCATGGGCCGCAGAAGAAGCAGTTGAACCTGTCCCATAAG GGCATCGGGGAGCCATGCGGGAGCCACGAGGAGTGCCAGAGCAACTGCTGTACCATCAACAGCCTGGACCCACACACGTTCTGCACCCCTAAGACCATCTTCCTGCAGTGCCTTCCCTGGAGGAAG CCCAATGGGTATAGATGCTCGCACGACTCAGAGTGCCAGAGCAACTGCTGCGTCCGCAACAACAGCAGCCCGCAGGAGTTGTGCACGCCCCAAACCGTCTTCCTGCAGTGTGTGCCCTGGCGCAAG CCCAACGGCGACTTCTGCAGCAGCCATCAGGAGTGTAACAGCCAGTGCTGCATCCAGCTGAGGGAGTACAGCCCCTTCCGCTGCATGCCCCGTACCGGGATCCTGGCCCAGTGCCTGCCCCTGGTGAGTCCTGGGTGCGGGCTCAGCCTCCAGACCCTCCCTTGGCCGCAACAGGGAAGTCACACAGAAACCCAGGAACTGGGCCAGGACCGCGGCTGTGAGAGGTGGGCTCTGAACCCACGGGCGGGCAGAGCACCCGGGCACCCCCGCTGGGAGAGGCCGGGGCTTCACCGCCCATCTCATAAAGTGGGGGCCGCAGAGAAGGCTCCTGGGCTGGCACTGAGCCCACCAGGCCCCGCAGGGCACGGGTGCCCTGTCAGAGACCGTCAGAGCCTGTGGGGCCGCGGGGAGGGGGACCCAGGACCATCTCCCCTGGCAGCTGGGGTTGGACGTCTTCAGGCTAGAGAGGGAACAGCCTCACCAGCCCTAGAGGAGGAGGATCCTggcttctcccctccctcccccgaCCTCTGCTGTGGCTTTTCCTGA